In one window of Henckelia pumila isolate YLH828 chromosome 1, ASM3356847v2, whole genome shotgun sequence DNA:
- the LOC140876132 gene encoding putative germin-like protein 2-1, whose protein sequence is MPSNFLLLGFFIATFTVCLASDPSPLQDFCVANPKGSVNGFACKDPKLVQADDFFFSGLNITGNTSNPVGSKVTPVTVTQIPGLNTLGISMVRIDFSPSGVNPPHTHPRATEILTVIEGSLEVGFVTSNPNNTLISKVLVKGDVFVFPQGLVHFQRNTGNASAVAIAGLSSQTPGVITIGNAVFGSNPAIPDDLLAKSFQVDAKTVDLIQSKF, encoded by the exons ATGCCTTCCAATTTTCTTTTGTTGGGATTTTTTATTGCGACTTTTACGGTTTGTTTGGCGTCTGATCCAAGCCCTCTTCAAGATTTTTGTGTTGCTAACCCCAAAGGATCTG TAAATGGCTTTGCATGCAAGGATCCCAAACTCGTGCAAGCTGATGATTTCTTCTTCAGTGGCCTTAACATAACAGGCAACACTTCTAATCCAGTGGGATCCAAAGTGACTCCAGTGACAGTCACTCAGATTCCAGGGCTCAACACACTGGGGATTTCAATGGTCCGGATCGACTTTTCCCCGTCGGGGGTCAATCCTCCCCACACTCATCCTCGTGCTACTGAAATACTGACTGTCATTGAAGGCTCCCTGGAAGTGGGATTCGTCACCTCCAATCCCAATAATACTCTCATCTCTAAAGTACTCGTAAAGGGGGACGTGTTTGTGTTTCCTCAAGGTCTTGTTCACTTTCAGCGCAATACTGGCAATGCTAGTGCTGTTGCTATTGCAGGACTCAGCAGCCAAACCCCTGGAGTGATCACCATTGGAAACGCAGTTTTTGGATCCAATCCGGCTATCCCGGACGATCTTCTCGCAAAATCATTTCAAGTGGATGCAAAAACTGTGGACTTGATACAGTCCAAGTTCTAG
- the LOC140879058 gene encoding putative germin-like protein 2-1 isoform X2, producing the protein MSASFLLVYILAFVSWDFALAHEPSPLQDFCVADFNSTVRVNGFACLDPKQVTADNFLFRGLNIPGNTSNPLGSFVNRPTVLEIPGLNTLGISTVRVDYAPGGVVPPHRHPRASEILTVVAGTVFVGFVTSHPENRLISKTLHEGDVFVFPFGLIHFQQNVGQGNAVTMAFLSSQNPGVIAIANTVFGSKPAINDQVLAKAFRVDKSIIHQLQAPHN; encoded by the exons ATGTCTGCTAGCTTCCTCCTTGTTTA CATACTCGCATTTGTGTCTTGGGATTTCGCCCTAGCCCATGAACCTAGCCCTCTTCAAGATTTTTGCGTTGCGGACTTCAATAGCACAG TGAGGGTGAATGGTTTTGCTTGCCTAGACCCGAAGCAAGTGACAGCCGATAACTTCCTTTTCAGAGGCCTAAACATACCAGGAAACACATCTAACCCATTGGGCTCCTTCGTAAACAGGCCGACTGTGTTGGAGATCCCCGGCCTCAACACCCTCGGCATCTCCACCGTCCGCGTCGACTATGCCCCCGGAGGGGTGGTCCCACCGCACCGACACCCGCGGGCCTCCGAAATACTGACCGTGGTGGCCGGAACGGTGTTTGTGGGCTTCGTGACGTCCCACCCCGAAAACAGGCTGATTTCGAAAACATTGCACGAGGGAGATGTGTTTGTTTTCCCATTTGGACTGATTCACTTCCAACAAAACGTTGGCCAAGGGAATGCTGTTACTATGGCTTTCTTGAGCAGCCAGAACCCTGGTGTTATCGCCATTGCGAATACCGTTTTCGGGTCGAAACCTGCCATAAACGATCAGGTGTTGGCCAAGGCTTTCCGGGTTGATAAGTCCATCATCCATCAGCTCCAAGCTCCACATAATTAA
- the LOC140879055 gene encoding putative RING-H2 finger protein ATL21A, which translates to MPRKNQILVIPFLLLFIFPIVHSKNACSDSFCANKTLPIRYPFQLQGQNQKGCDYLTLNLTCTDAQSVAPLLNLPSFGDLYVRNINYSSNVIQLYPTNASCLASRFLTTGVSYSPLIAVSYQNYTFYGCPRGNLSSSNLTAIGCLSNSTFSVLATSSISRAEEIISLGCSVMVTVPIPVSSPLQYEFNGFDDDLMLKWNVTTCEACVKKKRHGAGYVVLIVFLSLVLPNVAGFVVYGLVLALIYFISWIRKIIRRIADGVGRSARAVRNRNQRGFPVRRATPTPPPPPPSSVTAGSGNIAAANRFKTIHLGESRRIPGPNSTTCPICLEEYNPTEAVKSIIQCGHCFHESCIDLWLRTHTSCPICRNATA; encoded by the exons ATGCCCAGAAAAAATCAGATCTTGGTGATCCCTTTTCTTCTTCTCTTCATCTTCCCCATAGTTCATTCCAAGAACGCTTGTTCCGATTCATTTTGTGCAAACAAAACCTTGCCAATACGGTACCCTTTCCAGTTACAGGGCCAAAACCAAAAGGGTTGCGACTATCTTACCTTAAATTTAACATGCACCGATGCCCAGTCAGTTGCTCCCCTTCTGAATCTTCCTTCTTTCGGGGATTTATATGTAAGGAATATCAACTATTCAAGCAATGTCATACAACTCTATCCTACAAACGCTTCTTGCCTCGCCAGCCGTTTCTTGACTACAGGCGTTTCCTATTCGCCTCTCATCGCTGTGAGCTATCAGAACTACACGTTTTACGGCTGCCCCCGAGGGAATTTAAGTTCAAGTAATTTAACCGCTATCGGTTGCCTCAGCAACTCCACATTCTCTGTATTGGCAACTTCATCCATATCGCGTGCAGAAGAGATCATTTCTTTAGGATGCAGCGTGATGGTGACCGTGCCTATCCCAGTTTCCTCGCCTCTTCAGTATGAATTCAATGGATTCGATGATGATCTTATGTTGAAATGGAATGTAACGACTTGCGAAGCTTGTGTCAAGAAAAAACGTCACGGGGcag GCTATGTTGTGTTGATAGTTTTCTTAAGCCTTGTTCTACCAAACGTGGCTGGATTTGTTGTCTATGGATTGGTTCTTGCATTAATATATTTCATAAGTTGGATAAGGAAGATTATAAGACGGATAGCTGACGGAGTTGGTCGCTCAGCTCGAGCTGTTCGAAACAGAAACCAAAGAGGCTTTCCTGTTCGGAGAGCAACCCCAACCCCACCCCCACCCCCACCCTCCAGTGTGACAGCAGGCTCTGGTAACATCGCTGCCGCAAATAGGTTCAAAACCATTCACCTCGGAGAAAGTCGACGAATCCCAGGGCCTAATAGCACAACTTGTCCAATTTGTTTGGAAGAGTACAATCCCACAGAGGCTGTGAAAAGCATTATTCAGTGTGGGCATTGCTTCCACGAGAGCTGCATAGACCTGTGGCTGAGGACTCACACTTCATGCCCCATTTGCAGAAATGCTACAGCTTAA
- the LOC140881333 gene encoding cyanogenic beta-glucosidase-like isoform X2, with translation MTSTQISLFLSIFSMLMITDGTVTAATGSNPETNCECNSTLLHRDDFPPEFVFGAGSSAYQCEGAYNENEKGLSMWDNFTHTYPDKILDHSNGDVAIDSYHLYKEDVKIANDLHLNAYRFSISWPRILPGGTIEKGVNRDGIEYYNNLIDELLANGIEPFVTILHLDLPQALQDSYGGFLSPQIVADFQDFADLLFCEFGDRVKYWITINEPWTFSSHGYAYGSFPPGRCSDWQGASCMGGDSGIEPYIVTHNQLLAHAAVVTLYRKKYQDLQKGNIGITVVSYWFEPYDESLENKNAKDRALDFMLGWIMEPLTAGKYPNSMRARVGSRLPEFSEESIERLKGSFDFIGFNYYGAIYALNKPNSSSLSFLTDSEVEKTGERNGKPIGAQARKSSPIYIYPKGLPQILKHIREEYNDPLIYITENGIDEAANDRSEISEAIKDNARKAYIRDHLCCLHQAIDTGRMGSM, from the exons ATGACAAGTACTCAGATTTCATTGTTCTTGTCCATTTTTAGTATGCTTATGATTACAGATGGCACAGTCACTGCTGCTACTGGTTCCAACCCAGAAACGAATTGTGAGTGCAACAGTACACTACTCCACCGCGACGACTTCCCTCCGGAGTTCGTATTCGGGGCAGGATCATCCGCTTATCAGTGTGAGGGTGCATATAATGAGAACGAGAAAGGCCTCAGCATGTGGGATAATTTCACGCACACGTATCCAG ATAAGATATTGGACCACAGTAATGGAGACGTAgcaattgattcttatcacctGTACAAG GAAGACGTTAAGATTGCAAATGACTTGCATCTTAATGCCTACAGATTTTCGATATCGTGGCCGCGGATATTGCCGG GTGGAACGATTGAGAAAGGTGTCAATCGTGATGGAATTGAGTACTACAACAATTTGATCGATGAACTTTTAGCCAATG GTATAGAGCCTTTTGTCACGATTCTCCACTTAGATCTGCCGCAAGCTTTGCAAGATTCATATGGTGGGTTCCTAAGTCCTCAAATTGT AGCAGATTTTCAAGACTTTGCGGACCTCTTGTTCTGTGAATttggtgatcgtgtcaagtatTGGATCACTATAAACGAGCCATGGACATTCAGTTCGCATGGTTACGCATATGGTTCATTTCCACCAGGCAGGTGTTCCGATTGGCAAGGGGCCAGTTGCATGGGGGGTGACTCAGGCATCGAACCATACATTGTCACACACAACCAGCTTCTGGCTCATGCTGCTGTTGTAACACTGTATAGGAAAAAATATCAG GACTTGCAAAAGGGAAATATTGGAATTACAGTTGTTTCATATTGGTTTGAGCCATATGATGAGTCGCTAGAGAATAAAAATGCCAAAGATCGAGCCCTTGATTTCATGCTAGGCTG GATTATGGAACCACTAACAGCAGGTAAATATCCAAACAGCATGAGAGCACGTGTCGGAAGCCGACTGCCCGAATTCTCAGAAGAGAGTATAGAGAGGCTAAAAGGGTCCTTTGATTTCATAGGATTCAACTACTATGGTGCCATTTATGCACTTAACAAGCCCAACTCTTCAAGCCTCAGCTTCTTGACGGATTCAGAGGTCGAGAAAACAG GGGAGAGAAATGGAAAGCCAATTGGTGCACAGGCAAGAAAATCAAGCCCGATCTATATTTATCCAAAGGGACTTCCACAGATTTTGAAGCATATAAGAGAAGAATACAATGATCCGTTGATATACATCACCGAAAATG GGATTGATGAGGCTGCAAATGACCGTTCAGAAATCTCCGAAGCAATCAAGGACAACGCGAGGAAGGCCTACATTCGTGACCATCTCTGTTGTCTGCATCAAGCTATTGA CACAGGAAGGATGGGATCAATGTGA
- the LOC140875349 gene encoding monolignol oxidoreductase AtBBE-like 15 produces the protein MGSSTCLFLTLNTILLFSSLVSSQPILEKLYQCISLNSDLSIPFSTAFFSPDNASFNSILQSSAQNLRYLLPSVPKPQLIFTPLTENHVQAAVICAKELDIQFRVRSGGHDYEGLSYTSEMEQPFIVVDLSKLRSVAVDIQDNSAWVQAGATNGELYYRISQKSKTHGFPAGLCPSLGIGGHVTGGAYGTLMRKYGLGADNVIDARIVDASGRILDRDSMGEDLFWAIRGGGGASFGVILSWKVRLVPVPATVTVFTIPKTLEQNATKILHKWQLVADNIDEDLFVRVIIQAIDAGKKGERTIQTVYNAVFIGRTERLLQVMDESFPELGLTRKDCTEMSWIQSVLYIAGFPKNTPPEVLLQGKSLFKNYFKAKSDFVKEPIPVTGLEGLWKRILEEDSPLMIWNPYGGMMSKISESEIPFPHRKGVLFMIQYLTLWNDEKPESEAKHMDWIRKLYNYMASYASKFPREAYVNYRDLDLGVNKNATSCITSISWGTKYFKDNFNRLLKVKTKVDPDNFFRHEQSIPTLPLMDQRRGRE, from the coding sequence ATGGGATCCTCAACCTGTTTATTTCTTACACTGAACACGATTCTGCTCTTTTCTTCATTGGTCAGTTCGCAACCAATTCTTGAAAAACTCTACCAGTGCATTTCTCTAAATTCCGACCTCTCTATCCCTTTTTCAACAGCTTTCTTTTCCCCGGACAATGCTTCGTTCAACTCCATCCTACAATCCTCTGCACAAAACTTGAGGTATTTGCTCCCTTCCGTGCCTAAACCTCAGTTGATATTCACTCCATTGACTGAAAATCATGTTCAAGCAGCTGTTATTTGTGCGAAAGAACTTGATATCCAGTTCAGAGTGAGAAGCGGAGGCCATGATTATGAAGGCCTTTCTTACACGTCAGAGATGGAACAACCATTCATAGTTGTAGACCTTTCAAAACTTCGATCTGTTGCTGTAGATATCCAGGATAATAGTGCATGGGTTCAGGCTGGTGCAACAAACGGCGAACTTTATTACAGAATTTCACAGAAAAGCAAGACTCATGGGTTCCCTGCTGGACTTTGCCCCAGCTTAGGAATTGGAGGGCACGTAACTGGAGGAGCATATGGTACCCTGATGAGGAAATATGGGCTAGGAGCGGATAATGTGATTGATGCACGAATAGTTGATGCCAGTGGCAGGATTCTTGACAGGGATTCTATGGGGGAAGACCTTTTCTGGGCTATTAGAGGAGGCGGTGGAGCTAGTTTCGGGGTGATTCTATCATGGAAGGTAAGACTTGTTCCTGTTCCAGCAACTGTCACGGTTTTCACCATTCCAAAGACCTTGGAACAGAATGCAACAAAAATTCTCCACAAGTGGCAACTAGTTGCTGACAATATTGATGAAGATCTCTTTGTCAGAGTCATTATACAAGCTATAGATGCTGGGAAGAAAGGTGAAAGAACCATCCAAACTGTTTATAATGCTGTGTTTATTGGAAGAACAGAAAGACTTCTCCAGGTGATGGATGAAAGCTTCCCTGAATTGGGATTGACTCGAAAAGATTGCACTGAAATGAGTTGGATTCAATCAGTGCTTTACATTGCTGGTTTTCCAAAAAATACGCCACCCGAGGTTTTGCTCCAGGGAAAGTCTTTATTTAAGAACTACTTCAAAGCCAAATCAGACTTTGTCAAAGAGCCAATACCAGTGACCGGGCTTGAAGGGTTGTGGAAAAGGATACTCGAAGAAGATTCACCATTGATGATATGGAATCCGTATGGTGGAATGATGAGTAAGATATCAGAATCCGAAATCCCTTTCCCACACAGAAAAGGGGTTCTTTTCATGATACAATATCTAACCCTTTGGAATGATGAAAAGCCCGAATCCGAAGCCAAGCACATGGACTGGATAAGGAAGCTTTATAATTACATGGCCTCTTATGCTTCCAAGTTTCCAAGAGAAGCCTATGTGAATTATAGAGATCTTGATTTGGGAGTGAACAAGAATGCTACAAGTTGCATAACATCAATTTCATGGGGTACCAAATATTTTAAGGACAATTTTAACAGACTATTGAAGGTGAAGACTAAGGTTGATCCCGATAATTTCTTCAGACATGAACAGAGCATTCCAACTCTTCCATTGATGGATCAGAGAAGAGGAAGAGAATGA
- the LOC140876131 gene encoding tubulin beta-7 chain-like, whose protein sequence is MREILHIQGGQCGNQIGAKFWEVICDEHGIDQTGKYSGDSELQIERANVYYNEASGGRFVPRAVLMDLEPGTMDSVRSGPFGQIFRPDNFIFGQSGAGNNWAKGHYTEGAELIDAVLDVVRKEAENCDCLQGFQVCHSLGGGTGSGMGTLLISKIREEYPDRMMLTFSVFPSPKVSDTVVEPYNATLSVHQLVENADECMVLDNEALYDICFRTLKLSTPSFGDLNHLISATMSGITCCLRFPGQLNSDLRKLAVNLIPFPRLHFFMVGFAPLISRGSQQYRALTVPELTQQMWDAKNMMCAADPRHGRYLTASAMFRGKMSTKEVDEQMINIQNKNSSYFVEWIPNNVKSSVCDIPPKGLKMASTFIGNSTAIQEMFRRVSEQFTAMFRRKAFLHWYTGEGMDEMEFTEAESNMNDLVAEYQQYQDATADDEYDANEDEEAQDEASM, encoded by the exons ATGAGAGAAATCCTCCACATCCAAGGCGGTCAATGCGGAAACCAGATCGGCGCCAAGTTCTGGGAGGTCATCTGCGACGAGCATGGCATAGATCAGACGGGAAAATACAGCGGCGATTCCGAACTCCAGATCGAGCGCGCTAATGTCTATTACAACGAAGCCAGCGGCGGAAGGTTCGTTCCACGCGCCGTCCTCATGGACCTGGAGCCCGGTACTATGGACTCTGTTAGATCTGGCCCTTTCGGCCAGATCTTCAGGCCGGACAACTTCATCTTCGGCCAGTCTGGTGCGGGGAATAATTGGGCCAAGGGGCATTACACCGAGGGAGCTGAATTGATTGATGCCGTGTTGGATGTTGTTCGCAAAGAGGCTGAGAATTGTGACTGCTTGCAAG GATTTCAAGTGTGTCATTCTTTGGGTGGAGGCACTGGATCTGGAATGGGCACCCTTTTGATATCCAAGATCAGGGAAGAGTATCCAGATCGCATGATGTTGACGTTTTCAGTCTTTCCTTCTCCAAAGGTATCCGACACTGTTGTTGAGCCATATAATGCTACCCTTTCTGTTCATCAACTTGTGGAGAACGCAGATGAGTGTATGGTTTTGGATAACGAGGCTCTTTATGATATCTGTTTCCGTACTCTTAAGCTGTCCACTCCTTCAT TCGGTGACCTCAACCATCTGATCTCGGCGACCATGAGTGGTATCACATGCTGTCTCCGGTTCCCAGGTCAACTGAACTCTGACCTGAGGAAACTTGCTGTTAATCTTATCCCCTTCCCTCGTCTTCATTTCTTCATGGTTGGATTTGCACCTCTAATCTCAAGAGGCTCCCAGCAGTACCGGGCTCTTACAGTACCCGAACTAACACAGCAAATGTGGGATGCAAAGAATATGATGTGTGCTGCAGACCCACGCCATGGTCGGTATTTGACTGCCTCGGCCATGTTCCGTGGTAAGATGAGTACCAAAGAAGTTGACGAACAGAtgatcaatattcaaaacaagAACTCGTCCTACTTTGTTGAATGGATTCCAAACAATGTCAAGTCTAGTGTCTGTGACATCCCACCCAAGGGACTGAAAATGGCATCCACTTTCATTGGGAACTCGACTGCAATCCAGGAGATGTTCAGGCGTGTTAGTGAGCAATTCACTGCTATGTTCAGGCGTAAAGCTTTCTTGCATTGGTACACAGGTGAAGGAATGGACGAAATGGAGTTTACCGAGGCCGAGAGCAACATGAATGATCTTGTTGCCGAGTATCAGCAGTACCAGGATGCTACTGCAGATGATGAATATGATGCTAATGAGGATGAGGAAGCACAAGATGAGGCGTCCATGTGA
- the LOC140879058 gene encoding putative germin-like protein 2-1 isoform X1, producing MANFMLIIIAMNSILAFVSWDFALAHEPSPLQDFCVADFNSTVRVNGFACLDPKQVTADNFLFRGLNIPGNTSNPLGSFVNRPTVLEIPGLNTLGISTVRVDYAPGGVVPPHRHPRASEILTVVAGTVFVGFVTSHPENRLISKTLHEGDVFVFPFGLIHFQQNVGQGNAVTMAFLSSQNPGVIAIANTVFGSKPAINDQVLAKAFRVDKSIIHQLQAPHN from the exons ATGGCAAATTTCATGCTAATAATTATCGCGATGAATAGCATACTCGCATTTGTGTCTTGGGATTTCGCCCTAGCCCATGAACCTAGCCCTCTTCAAGATTTTTGCGTTGCGGACTTCAATAGCACAG TGAGGGTGAATGGTTTTGCTTGCCTAGACCCGAAGCAAGTGACAGCCGATAACTTCCTTTTCAGAGGCCTAAACATACCAGGAAACACATCTAACCCATTGGGCTCCTTCGTAAACAGGCCGACTGTGTTGGAGATCCCCGGCCTCAACACCCTCGGCATCTCCACCGTCCGCGTCGACTATGCCCCCGGAGGGGTGGTCCCACCGCACCGACACCCGCGGGCCTCCGAAATACTGACCGTGGTGGCCGGAACGGTGTTTGTGGGCTTCGTGACGTCCCACCCCGAAAACAGGCTGATTTCGAAAACATTGCACGAGGGAGATGTGTTTGTTTTCCCATTTGGACTGATTCACTTCCAACAAAACGTTGGCCAAGGGAATGCTGTTACTATGGCTTTCTTGAGCAGCCAGAACCCTGGTGTTATCGCCATTGCGAATACCGTTTTCGGGTCGAAACCTGCCATAAACGATCAGGTGTTGGCCAAGGCTTTCCGGGTTGATAAGTCCATCATCCATCAGCTCCAAGCTCCACATAATTAA
- the LOC140881333 gene encoding beta-glucosidase 12-like isoform X1 — MTSTQISLFLSIFSMLMITDGTVTAATGSNPETNCECNSTLLHRDDFPPEFVFGAGSSAYQCEGAYNENEKGLSMWDNFTHTYPDKILDHSNGDVAIDSYHLYKEDVKIANDLHLNAYRFSISWPRILPGGTIEKGVNRDGIEYYNNLIDELLANGIEPFVTILHLDLPQALQDSYGGFLSPQIVADFQDFADLLFCEFGDRVKYWITINEPWTFSSHGYAYGSFPPGRCSDWQGASCMGGDSGIEPYIVTHNQLLAHAAVVTLYRKKYQDLQKGNIGITVVSYWFEPYDESLENKNAKDRALDFMLGWIMEPLTAGKYPNSMRARVGSRLPEFSEESIERLKGSFDFIGFNYYGAIYALNKPNSSSLSFLTDSEVEKTGERNGKPIGAQARKSSPIYIYPKGLPQILKHIREEYNDPLIYITENGIDEAANDRSEISEAIKDNARKAYIRDHLCCLHQAIEKDGINVKGYFVWSLMDNFEWASGFSVRFGLNYVDYKDKHLTRYPKHSAKWFKEFLESHPSRISDQ, encoded by the exons ATGACAAGTACTCAGATTTCATTGTTCTTGTCCATTTTTAGTATGCTTATGATTACAGATGGCACAGTCACTGCTGCTACTGGTTCCAACCCAGAAACGAATTGTGAGTGCAACAGTACACTACTCCACCGCGACGACTTCCCTCCGGAGTTCGTATTCGGGGCAGGATCATCCGCTTATCAGTGTGAGGGTGCATATAATGAGAACGAGAAAGGCCTCAGCATGTGGGATAATTTCACGCACACGTATCCAG ATAAGATATTGGACCACAGTAATGGAGACGTAgcaattgattcttatcacctGTACAAG GAAGACGTTAAGATTGCAAATGACTTGCATCTTAATGCCTACAGATTTTCGATATCGTGGCCGCGGATATTGCCGG GTGGAACGATTGAGAAAGGTGTCAATCGTGATGGAATTGAGTACTACAACAATTTGATCGATGAACTTTTAGCCAATG GTATAGAGCCTTTTGTCACGATTCTCCACTTAGATCTGCCGCAAGCTTTGCAAGATTCATATGGTGGGTTCCTAAGTCCTCAAATTGT AGCAGATTTTCAAGACTTTGCGGACCTCTTGTTCTGTGAATttggtgatcgtgtcaagtatTGGATCACTATAAACGAGCCATGGACATTCAGTTCGCATGGTTACGCATATGGTTCATTTCCACCAGGCAGGTGTTCCGATTGGCAAGGGGCCAGTTGCATGGGGGGTGACTCAGGCATCGAACCATACATTGTCACACACAACCAGCTTCTGGCTCATGCTGCTGTTGTAACACTGTATAGGAAAAAATATCAG GACTTGCAAAAGGGAAATATTGGAATTACAGTTGTTTCATATTGGTTTGAGCCATATGATGAGTCGCTAGAGAATAAAAATGCCAAAGATCGAGCCCTTGATTTCATGCTAGGCTG GATTATGGAACCACTAACAGCAGGTAAATATCCAAACAGCATGAGAGCACGTGTCGGAAGCCGACTGCCCGAATTCTCAGAAGAGAGTATAGAGAGGCTAAAAGGGTCCTTTGATTTCATAGGATTCAACTACTATGGTGCCATTTATGCACTTAACAAGCCCAACTCTTCAAGCCTCAGCTTCTTGACGGATTCAGAGGTCGAGAAAACAG GGGAGAGAAATGGAAAGCCAATTGGTGCACAGGCAAGAAAATCAAGCCCGATCTATATTTATCCAAAGGGACTTCCACAGATTTTGAAGCATATAAGAGAAGAATACAATGATCCGTTGATATACATCACCGAAAATG GGATTGATGAGGCTGCAAATGACCGTTCAGAAATCTCCGAAGCAATCAAGGACAACGCGAGGAAGGCCTACATTCGTGACCATCTCTGTTGTCTGCATCAAGCTATTGA GAAGGATGGGATCAATGTGAAAGGGTACTTCGTGTGGTCACTAATGGACAATTTCGAGTGGGCTTCCGGCTTCTCTGTTCGTTTTGGACTGAATTATGTTGATTACAAAGATAAACATCTGACAAGATATCCAAAACATTCTGCCAAATGGTTCAAGGAATTTCTGGAAAGCCATCCCTCAAGAATATCTGACCAATGA
- the LOC140879047 gene encoding berberine bridge enzyme-like Cyn d 4, which translates to MRNLRFNYTNTRKPFYIITPESYDQVKRAVVCSKKHNVEIRTRSGGHDYEGQSVTGPRPFILLDLQKLRKVKVNVQDQTAWVQAGATLGELYYYIAQKSKTLGFPAGVCPTVGVGGHISGGGQGTLSRKYGLAADNVVDALIVDVKGRLLNRKQMGKDVFWAIRGGGAANFGVVVAWKIKLVKVPQKVTVFTVRSSLEEGATQLVAKWQRIAYRFPEDLFVRLHFGPYKNKKGKASMLIAFRGLYLGTVKQLLPLMKKQFPEMGLKASHCQETTWIGSVLYFEKGVIKENSTKELLNWKETNPVFQKPKSDIMTKLMPEKALKKLWRVYLKGIPGVLIMTPYGGKMSSISEDATPFPHRSGTLFSILYLSDWNRTSMAVAKEKYGWLQRIYKFMGKYASKPRTSYLNYKDLDLGKDYEGLANYTQASAWGKMYFKNNFKKLAEVKHRFDPENYFKNEQSIPPLEPDSD; encoded by the coding sequence ATGCGAAATCTCAGATTCAATTACACCAACACACGTAAACCTTTCTACATAATCACACCAGAAAGTTATGATCAAGTAAAAAGGGCTGTTGTGTGCTCGAAAAAACACAACGTTGAGATAAGAACCCGAAGTGGTGGCCATGACTATGAAGGCCAGTCGGTGACTGGTCCAAGACCATTCATACTTCTTGATTTACAGAAGCTGAGAAAAGTGAAGGTTAATGTGCAAGATCAAACTGCATGGGTTCAAGCCGGTGCAACATTGGGTGAACTCTACTATTACATTGCTCAGAAGAGCAAGACCCTTGGTTTTCCAGCCGGGGTTTGCCCTACGGTTGGCGTAGGCGGTCACATAAGCGGAGGTGGACAAGGTACCTTGTCAAGAAAATACGGCTTAGCGGCGGATAATGTTGTTGATGCACTGATAGTTGATGTCAAAGGGAGACTTCTTAACAGAAAACAGATGGGTAAGGATGTGTTTTGGGCTATCCGAGGTGGTGGAGCAGCGAATTTTGGAGTCGTTGTTGCTTGGAAGATCAAGTTGGTTAAAGTACCACAAAAAGTGACGGTTTTTACCGTACGCAGCTCCTTAGAAGAAGGTGCGACCCAGCTTGTTGCAAAATGGCAAAGGATAGCATATCGGTTTCCTGAAGATCTTTTCGTAAGACTACACTTCGGTCcatacaagaacaagaaaggcAAAGCATCAATGCTAATTGCATTCAGGGGACTTTACTTGGGCACAGTTAAGCAACTCCTACCACTGATGAAAAAACAATTCCCTGAGATGGGGTTGAAGGCTAGTCATTGCCAAGAAACAACTTGGATCGGTTCCGTGTTATATTTCGAAAAAGGGGTCATAAAAGAGAACTCCACGAAAGAGTTGCTGAATTGGAAAGAAACAAATCCTGTATTTCAAAAACCAAAATCAGACATTATGACAAAGCTCATGCCAGAAAAAGCTCTGAAGAAACTGTGGCGAGTTTACTTGAAGGGGATTCCCGGGGTGCTGATCATGACACCCTATGGTGGGAAAATGAGCAGTATTTCAGAGGATGCAACGCCATTTCCGCACAGGTCTGGAACCTTGTTCAGCATATTGTACTTGTCTGATTGGAACAGAACCTCGATGGCGGTGGCGAAGGAGAAATATGGGTGGCTTCAGAGGATTTACAAATTCATGGGAAAGTATGCTTCTAAGCCAAGAACTTCATATCTGAATTATAAAGATTTGGACTTGGGAAAGGACTACGAAGGATTGGCGAATTACACACAGGCTTCCGCCTGGGGTAAAatgtatttcaaaaataatttcaagAAACTGGCGGAGGTAAAACATAGGTTTGATCCAGAGAATTATTTCAAGAATGAGCAAAGTATTCCACCACTGGAACCAGACTCAGATTAG